From Pandoraea norimbergensis, the proteins below share one genomic window:
- the pstB gene encoding phosphate ABC transporter ATP-binding protein PstB gives MTNPTQEIKLPSKIEVKNLNFFYEKYHALKNINLRIPDRKVTAFIGPSGCGKSTLLRTFNKMYALYPEQRAEGEINMDGENLLTSKQDIALLRAKVGMVFQKPTPFPMSIYDNISFGVRLFEKLSRSEMDDRVEWALTKAALWSEVKDKLQQSGYGLSGGQQQRLCIARGIAIRPEVLLLDEPCSALDPISTGRIEELIAELKDDYTVVIVTHNMQQAARCSDYTAYMYLGELIEFGETEKIFIKPDRKETEDYITGRFG, from the coding sequence ATGACGAATCCGACACAAGAAATCAAGCTGCCCTCGAAGATCGAAGTCAAGAACCTGAACTTCTTCTACGAGAAATACCACGCGCTCAAGAACATCAACCTGCGCATTCCCGACCGCAAGGTCACGGCCTTCATCGGCCCGTCGGGTTGCGGCAAGTCCACGCTGCTGCGCACGTTCAACAAGATGTACGCCCTGTATCCGGAGCAACGCGCCGAGGGCGAAATCAACATGGACGGCGAAAACCTGCTGACTTCGAAGCAGGACATCGCACTGCTGCGCGCCAAGGTCGGTATGGTGTTCCAGAAGCCGACCCCGTTCCCGATGTCGATTTACGACAACATCTCGTTCGGCGTGCGCCTGTTCGAGAAGCTCTCGCGCTCGGAAATGGATGATCGCGTGGAGTGGGCGCTGACCAAGGCGGCGCTGTGGAGCGAAGTGAAGGACAAGCTGCAACAGTCGGGCTACGGCCTGTCGGGCGGTCAGCAACAGCGTCTGTGCATTGCGCGCGGTATTGCGATTCGCCCGGAAGTGCTGCTGCTCGACGAGCCGTGCTCGGCGCTCGACCCGATTTCCACGGGCCGCATCGAAGAGCTGATTGCGGAACTCAAGGATGACTACACCGTGGTGATCGTCACGCACAACATGCAGCAGGCGGCACGTTGCTCGGATTACACGGCTTACATGTATCTGGGCGAACTGATCGAATTCGGCGAGACCGAGAAGATCTTCATCAAGCCGGACCGTAAAGAAACCGAAGACTACATCACCGGCCGTTTTGGTTGA
- a CDS encoding YhbY family RNA-binding protein → MSALTLTPAQRADLRSAAHALNPVVLIGADGLTPAVLKEIDGALKAHELIKVRVFGDERDARIAIYETICDQLGAAPVQHIGKLLVVYRPTPDEDETPVRARSGGTGTTVKGRAPRTVTVVKNSPHSSRRPAVKKMTVRGNERMTAGGIVKKAKKRQTSVKRQRND, encoded by the coding sequence ATGTCTGCTTTGACCCTGACCCCGGCGCAACGCGCCGACCTGCGCTCCGCCGCCCATGCGCTGAATCCTGTCGTTCTGATCGGCGCCGACGGCTTGACGCCAGCGGTGCTCAAGGAAATCGACGGCGCCCTGAAGGCCCACGAACTGATCAAAGTCCGTGTCTTCGGTGACGAACGCGACGCACGCATCGCCATTTACGAAACCATTTGCGACCAACTCGGTGCAGCGCCGGTACAACACATCGGCAAACTGCTCGTGGTGTATCGCCCGACCCCGGACGAAGATGAAACCCCGGTGCGCGCACGCTCCGGCGGTACTGGCACCACCGTCAAGGGCCGCGCACCGCGCACCGTGACGGTCGTCAAGAACAGCCCGCATTCCAGTCGCCGCCCCGCCGTCAAGAAGATGACCGTGCGCGGTAACGAACGCATGACGGCCGGCGGTATCGTCAAGAAAGCCAAGAAGCGTCAGACGAGCGTCAAGCGTCAACGCAACGACTGA
- the pstC gene encoding phosphate ABC transporter permease PstC, whose product MAEATSPLATPGAATQRAPSSAGDILFALIARAAAVITLLLLGGIIVSLIVSALPSIQKFGFAFLWTKEWDPPADQFGALVPIYGTIVTSIIALLIAVPVSFGIALFLTELSPVWLRRPLGTAIELLAAIPSIVYGMWGLLVFAPIFSQYFQKPLQGLLGNVPVIGALFQGPPLGIGILPAGVILAIMIIPYVASVMRDVFEVTPVLLKESAYGIGCTTWEVMWRVVLPFTKTGVIGGVMLGLGRALGETMAVTFVIGNTNLLDNVSLYSPGNSITSALANEFAEAGPGLHTAALMELGLILFFITFVVLALSKLMLLRLEKGEGK is encoded by the coding sequence ATGGCAGAAGCCACCAGCCCCCTCGCAACGCCGGGCGCCGCTACGCAGCGGGCTCCGTCTTCCGCTGGCGACATCCTTTTCGCACTGATCGCCCGCGCCGCCGCCGTTATCACGCTGCTCCTGCTGGGCGGGATCATCGTGTCGCTCATCGTGAGCGCACTGCCGTCCATCCAGAAGTTCGGCTTCGCGTTCCTGTGGACCAAAGAATGGGATCCTCCTGCGGATCAGTTCGGGGCCCTGGTGCCGATCTACGGCACGATCGTGACGTCGATCATCGCGCTTCTTATCGCTGTGCCGGTCAGCTTCGGCATTGCGCTGTTTCTCACTGAACTCTCGCCCGTATGGCTGCGTCGCCCGCTGGGCACCGCCATCGAGCTGCTGGCCGCCATTCCGAGCATCGTCTACGGGATGTGGGGTCTGCTGGTTTTCGCCCCGATCTTCAGCCAGTACTTCCAGAAGCCGCTGCAAGGCCTGCTTGGCAACGTGCCCGTGATCGGCGCGCTGTTCCAGGGCCCGCCGCTGGGCATCGGTATTCTGCCGGCCGGCGTGATCCTCGCGATCATGATCATTCCGTACGTTGCCTCGGTCATGCGCGACGTGTTCGAAGTGACGCCCGTGCTGCTCAAAGAATCGGCCTACGGTATCGGCTGCACGACCTGGGAAGTGATGTGGCGTGTGGTGCTGCCGTTCACCAAGACGGGTGTCATCGGCGGCGTCATGCTCGGTCTGGGCCGCGCGCTCGGCGAGACCATGGCTGTCACGTTCGTGATCGGTAACACGAACCTGCTCGACAACGTTTCGCTGTACTCGCCGGGGAACAGCATTACCTCGGCACTCGCCAACGAATTCGCCGAAGCCGGCCCCGGTCTGCATACCGCGGCCCTGATGGAACTCGGCCTGATTCTGTTCTTCATCACCTTTGTGGTGCTGGCGCTGTCCAAGCTCATGCTGCTGCGCCTCGAAAAGGGCGAAGGTAAATAA
- the folP gene encoding dihydropteroate synthase, with amino-acid sequence MGILNVTPDSFSDGGKFAARDAALRHAERLIADGVDILDIGGESTRPGAEALPEAAELERVVPLVEALRDCGVPLSVDTYKPGVMRAVLAAGADMINDIWGFQQPGAVDAVRDSEAALCIMHMLHDPKTMQDAPIYTDVVTEVAAFLDGRVDAMMSAGVAPERLYLDPGFGFGKNLAHNLALLKHLRVLSRDGLPLLVGMSRKRMLGEITGRQTPMERQVASVAAAMCAADRGAAVVRVHDVAETVDALKVWQAVRDAE; translated from the coding sequence ATGGGCATTCTCAATGTCACGCCTGACTCGTTCTCCGACGGCGGCAAGTTTGCTGCCCGTGACGCGGCGTTGCGTCATGCCGAACGACTGATTGCCGACGGTGTGGACATCCTCGACATCGGTGGAGAATCCACACGCCCGGGCGCCGAGGCGTTGCCGGAAGCCGCCGAACTCGAGCGCGTCGTCCCGCTTGTGGAGGCCCTGCGTGACTGCGGCGTGCCGCTCTCCGTCGACACGTACAAGCCCGGTGTGATGCGTGCGGTTCTGGCCGCAGGCGCCGATATGATCAACGATATCTGGGGCTTTCAGCAGCCGGGCGCCGTGGACGCCGTGCGCGATAGCGAAGCAGCGCTGTGCATCATGCACATGCTGCACGACCCGAAAACCATGCAGGACGCGCCGATCTACACCGATGTCGTGACCGAAGTGGCGGCGTTTCTCGATGGTCGCGTCGACGCGATGATGTCCGCAGGTGTTGCGCCGGAACGTCTCTATCTCGATCCGGGATTCGGATTTGGCAAGAATCTTGCGCATAATCTCGCTTTGCTCAAGCACCTGCGCGTGCTCTCGCGCGATGGTTTGCCCCTGCTGGTCGGTATGTCGCGCAAGCGCATGCTGGGTGAGATCACCGGCAGGCAGACGCCGATGGAGCGTCAGGTGGCGAGTGTGGCCGCGGCAATGTGCGCAGCGGATCGTGGCGCCGCGGTCGTGCGTGTTCACGATGTGGCGGAAACGGTCGACGCCCTCAAGGTGTGGCAAGCCGTACGCGACGCCGAGTAA
- a CDS encoding RlmE family RNA methyltransferase: protein MAKNRFSHAWLHDHINDPYVKMAQREGYRARAAYKLKEIDEQDRLIKPGHVIVDLGATPGSWSQYARNKLAAGKRADGGIDGTIVALDILPMDPIADVTFLQGDFREDSVLEQLEEIVGGRKVDLVLSDMAPNLSGVAVADAARIEHLCDLALDFSQRHLKPEGALLVKCFHGSGYSQIVEKFKRQFKTVAPRKPKASRDKSSETFILGRGLKNPA from the coding sequence ATGGCAAAAAACCGTTTCAGCCACGCCTGGCTGCACGATCACATCAACGATCCCTACGTCAAAATGGCGCAGCGAGAGGGCTATCGGGCCCGCGCAGCGTACAAGCTCAAGGAAATCGATGAACAGGACCGGCTGATCAAGCCGGGCCACGTGATTGTCGACCTTGGCGCAACTCCTGGCAGCTGGAGTCAGTACGCCCGCAACAAGCTCGCAGCAGGTAAGCGGGCCGACGGCGGCATCGACGGCACGATCGTCGCGCTGGACATTCTCCCGATGGATCCGATTGCCGATGTGACCTTCCTGCAAGGCGACTTCCGCGAGGACAGCGTGCTCGAACAGCTCGAAGAAATCGTCGGAGGCCGGAAAGTGGACCTTGTACTTTCCGACATGGCCCCCAATTTGTCAGGTGTCGCGGTGGCAGATGCGGCGCGGATCGAGCATCTTTGCGATCTGGCGCTGGATTTCTCTCAACGGCACTTGAAACCGGAAGGGGCGTTACTGGTCAAATGTTTCCACGGCAGCGGCTATAGCCAGATTGTCGAAAAATTCAAACGCCAGTTCAAAACCGTGGCGCCGCGCAAGCCCAAGGCGTCTCGCGACAAATCTTCCGAAACTTTCATTCTGGGTCGGGGTTTGAAAAATCCGGCTTGA
- the ftsH gene encoding ATP-dependent zinc metalloprotease FtsH: MNNNMFSKAAVWLVIALVLFTVFKQFDKPHVQEGVTYSQFMDDAKNGKIKNVIVQGRSLQVTPSDGQKYTIVSPGDIWMVGDLMKYGVQVSGKADDEPNVLMSALYYLGPTLLIIGFWFFMMRQMQGGGKGGAFSFGKSRARLIDENANPVTFADVAGCDEAKYEVGELVDFLKDPQKFQKLGGRIPRGVLLVGPPGTGKTLLARAIAGEAKVPFFSISGSDFVEMFVGVGAARVRDMFENAKKQSPCIVFIDEIDAVGRHRGAGMGGGNDEREQTLNQMLVEMDGFEANSGVIVIAATNRSDVLDKALLRPGRFDRQVYVGLPDIRGREQILKVHLRKVPISNDVDASVIARGTPGMSGADLANLVNEAALFAARRNKRIVEMLDFEDAKDKIFMGPERKSAVMRDEERKATAYHESGHAVVAMSLPGADPVHKVTIIPRGWALGVTMQLPEHDKYSEYRDTMLVQIAMLFGGRAAEEVFLNKMSTGASNDFERATKLARDMVTRYGMSDALGPMVYVDTEQDSMFGRMSAKSVSEATQQKVDAEVRRILDEQYALARKLLEDNRDKVETMTQALMDWETIDAEQVKDIMEGRPPRPPKNGPSSGGASGGNPPLKPSNTPATV, from the coding sequence TTGAACAATAATATGTTTTCCAAAGCGGCGGTGTGGTTAGTCATCGCGCTGGTCTTGTTTACTGTTTTTAAACAGTTCGACAAGCCGCACGTCCAGGAGGGCGTGACGTACTCCCAGTTCATGGACGATGCCAAGAACGGCAAGATCAAGAACGTGATAGTGCAAGGGCGTAGCCTTCAGGTGACGCCGAGCGACGGCCAGAAATACACCATCGTGTCGCCGGGCGACATCTGGATGGTGGGCGATCTCATGAAGTACGGCGTGCAAGTCTCGGGTAAAGCCGACGACGAGCCGAACGTGCTCATGTCCGCACTGTATTACCTCGGACCAACGCTGCTGATCATCGGCTTCTGGTTCTTCATGATGCGGCAGATGCAGGGCGGCGGTAAGGGCGGTGCCTTCTCCTTCGGCAAATCCCGCGCGCGTCTCATCGATGAAAACGCCAATCCGGTCACATTTGCGGACGTCGCCGGTTGCGACGAAGCCAAATACGAAGTCGGCGAACTGGTCGACTTCCTGAAAGATCCTCAGAAATTCCAGAAGTTGGGCGGCCGTATTCCGCGTGGCGTGCTGCTGGTTGGCCCGCCGGGGACCGGTAAGACGCTGCTCGCGCGCGCCATTGCTGGCGAAGCGAAGGTGCCGTTCTTCAGCATTTCCGGTTCGGACTTCGTTGAAATGTTCGTCGGCGTGGGCGCTGCCCGTGTTCGCGACATGTTCGAAAACGCCAAGAAGCAGTCGCCGTGTATCGTGTTCATCGACGAAATCGACGCGGTCGGCCGTCATCGCGGCGCCGGCATGGGCGGCGGTAACGACGAACGCGAACAGACGTTGAACCAGATGCTCGTCGAAATGGACGGCTTCGAAGCCAACTCGGGCGTCATCGTGATCGCCGCAACGAACCGTTCGGACGTGCTGGACAAGGCATTGCTGCGTCCGGGCCGTTTCGACCGTCAGGTCTACGTCGGTCTGCCGGATATCCGCGGCCGTGAGCAGATCCTGAAGGTGCACCTGCGCAAGGTGCCGATTTCGAACGACGTCGACGCGTCGGTGATCGCACGTGGCACGCCGGGTATGTCGGGTGCCGATCTGGCGAACCTCGTGAACGAAGCGGCATTGTTTGCCGCGCGCCGTAACAAGCGCATCGTCGAGATGCTCGATTTTGAAGACGCGAAGGACAAGATTTTCATGGGGCCGGAGCGCAAGTCGGCTGTCATGCGCGACGAAGAGCGCAAGGCGACCGCTTACCACGAGTCGGGCCACGCAGTGGTGGCCATGTCGCTGCCGGGCGCTGACCCGGTGCACAAGGTGACGATCATTCCGCGCGGCTGGGCGCTGGGCGTGACGATGCAGTTGCCGGAGCACGATAAGTACTCGGAGTATCGCGACACGATGCTCGTGCAGATCGCCATGCTGTTCGGCGGCCGTGCAGCAGAAGAAGTGTTCCTGAATAAGATGTCGACGGGCGCTTCGAACGACTTTGAGCGCGCCACTAAGCTGGCTCGCGACATGGTGACCCGTTACGGTATGTCTGACGCCCTGGGCCCGATGGTCTACGTCGATACCGAGCAGGACTCGATGTTTGGCCGGATGTCGGCCAAGTCGGTGTCGGAAGCCACGCAGCAAAAGGTCGACGCGGAAGTTCGCCGCATTCTGGACGAACAATACGCACTGGCCCGCAAGCTGCTGGAAGACAACCGCGACAAGGTCGAAACGATGACCCAAGCCTTGATGGACTGGGAAACGATCGACGCCGAACAGGTCAAGGACATCATGGAAGGGCGCCCGCCGCGTCCCCCGAAGAATGGTCCGTCGAGCGGTGGCGCATCGGGTGGCAATCCGCCGCTCAAGCCAAGCAACACGCCGGCAACCGTCTAA
- the pstS gene encoding phosphate ABC transporter substrate-binding protein PstS produces MKLMKTAIAGLAGALFAAGAIAGEITGAGSTFAAPIYTKWADSYQKATSNKVNYQGIGSSGGIKQIQAKTVDFAGSDAPLTDEELAKQGLFQFPTVVGGIVPVINVPGVKPGELVLSGELLGDIYLGKIKKWNDPAIAKLNPKVKLPDTDIAVVRRADGSGTSFVFTNYLSKVNAEWKSKVGEGTTVNWPTGTGGKGNDGVAAFVQRLPGAIGYVESAYAKQNKLTYTALTNAAGKVVEPNAETFKTAAGHAEWSKTFYQILTNEPGEKSWPIVAATFVLLHQKADAGKEAQSAEVLKFFDWSFKNGNQTATELDYIPLPEDVLKQIRAGWKAKVADSANKAGI; encoded by the coding sequence ATGAAGCTGATGAAGACTGCGATTGCCGGCCTGGCTGGCGCACTGTTCGCCGCTGGCGCAATTGCGGGCGAGATTACCGGCGCCGGTAGCACGTTCGCGGCCCCTATCTACACGAAGTGGGCCGATTCGTACCAGAAGGCGACCTCGAACAAGGTCAACTATCAAGGTATCGGCTCCTCGGGCGGCATCAAGCAAATTCAAGCCAAGACCGTCGATTTCGCCGGTTCTGACGCCCCGCTGACGGACGAAGAGCTGGCCAAGCAAGGCCTGTTCCAGTTCCCGACGGTGGTTGGCGGCATCGTGCCGGTGATCAACGTTCCGGGCGTGAAGCCGGGCGAACTGGTGCTGTCGGGCGAACTGCTCGGCGACATCTACCTGGGCAAGATCAAGAAGTGGAACGATCCGGCCATCGCCAAGCTGAACCCGAAGGTCAAGCTGCCGGACACCGACATCGCCGTGGTTCGCCGCGCCGACGGTTCGGGCACGAGCTTCGTGTTCACGAACTACCTGTCGAAGGTCAACGCCGAATGGAAGAGCAAGGTTGGCGAAGGCACGACGGTGAACTGGCCGACGGGTACGGGCGGTAAGGGTAACGACGGCGTCGCCGCCTTCGTGCAACGTCTGCCGGGCGCTATCGGCTACGTGGAATCGGCCTACGCCAAGCAGAACAAGCTGACGTACACGGCCCTGACCAACGCCGCTGGCAAGGTTGTCGAGCCGAACGCCGAAACGTTCAAGACGGCTGCCGGTCACGCCGAATGGTCGAAGACGTTCTATCAGATCCTGACGAATGAGCCGGGCGAAAAGTCGTGGCCGATCGTGGCTGCCACGTTCGTGCTGCTGCACCAGAAGGCTGACGCCGGCAAGGAAGCGCAAAGCGCCGAAGTGCTGAAGTTCTTCGACTGGTCGTTCAAGAACGGCAACCAGACCGCGACGGAACTGGACTACATTCCGCTGCCGGAAGATGTCCTGAAGCAAATCCGCGCCGGCTGGAAGGCAAAGGTGGCCGATTCGGCCAACAAGGCTGGCATCTAA
- the phoU gene encoding phosphate signaling complex protein PhoU yields the protein MNDKHLSSQFDSDLNQVCSRVLEMGGLVESQIVTAMQGLIGFDRALVDEVIANEHRLNTLEVEIDEECSKIIARRQPTARDLRLLLSISKTITNLERAGDEAEKIAKRTRHLLEDGAAQSVNFAEIKLSGEMAAQLLRRTLDAFARLDIVAAAEIVRDDKAIDNEFRGFVRKLVTYMMEDPRTISAGLDFLFIAKAIERIGDHAKNIAEFIIYIVKGTDVRHISREDLQRKVQGE from the coding sequence ATGAACGATAAACACCTTTCCAGCCAGTTCGATTCCGACCTGAATCAGGTTTGCTCGCGCGTCCTCGAGATGGGCGGCCTGGTCGAATCGCAGATCGTCACCGCCATGCAGGGCCTCATCGGGTTCGACCGTGCATTGGTCGACGAAGTGATCGCCAACGAGCACCGTCTCAACACGCTGGAAGTCGAGATCGACGAAGAGTGCAGCAAGATCATTGCGCGTCGCCAGCCGACCGCGCGCGATCTGCGCCTGCTGCTCTCGATTTCGAAGACGATCACCAACCTCGAGCGCGCAGGCGACGAGGCTGAAAAGATTGCCAAGCGCACGCGTCACCTGCTTGAAGACGGTGCGGCACAGAGCGTGAATTTTGCCGAGATCAAGCTCTCGGGCGAAATGGCAGCGCAGTTGCTGCGTCGCACGCTGGACGCGTTTGCGCGTCTGGATATCGTGGCGGCGGCCGAAATCGTGCGCGACGACAAGGCCATCGACAATGAATTCCGTGGCTTCGTGCGAAAATTGGTCACGTACATGATGGAAGACCCGCGCACCATCTCGGCTGGCCTGGATTTCCTGTTCATCGCCAAGGCCATCGAGCGTATCGGCGACCACGCGAAGAACATCGCCGAATTCATCATTTACATCGTCAAGGGCACCGACGTCCGGCACATTTCGCGCGAAGATTTGCAGCGCAAAGTGCAAGGCGAATAA
- the glmM gene encoding phosphoglucosamine mutase → MKRRYFGTDGIRGTVGEGPITPEFVLRLGYAAGRVLAGNQLLGRPTVLIGKDTRVSGYMLEAALEAGFAAAGVDTMMAGPMPTPAVAYLTRALRLAAGVVISASHNPYHDNGIKFFSANGNKLPDETELQIEAELDNPMSCVRSEQLGKARRLDDAAGRYIEFCKSTFPNEFDLRGVKIVVDCANGAAYHIAPHVFHELGAEVIAIGNQPNGFNINEDCGATSPDALMRAVRANHADIGVALDGDADRVQIVDGAGRLYNGDELLYLLVKDRLEHGSVPGAVGTLMTNMAVEVALKGLGVPFVRAKVGDRYVLEQLYKHGWQIGAEGSGHILCLDKHTTGDGIVSALQVLAAVRRADNKPLAKLLEGVRLFPQHMINVRTPVGYDWLADTRLAAERDAIEAKLGDSGRVLIRASGTEPVLRVMVEARDESQATAFAQQLADIVKSAT, encoded by the coding sequence ATGAAACGACGCTATTTTGGCACCGACGGGATTCGCGGCACGGTGGGCGAGGGGCCCATTACGCCGGAGTTCGTGCTTCGATTGGGATATGCCGCGGGCCGCGTGCTGGCCGGCAACCAGTTACTGGGCCGCCCCACTGTGCTGATCGGCAAGGACACGCGTGTTTCGGGCTATATGCTGGAAGCCGCGCTCGAAGCGGGCTTTGCTGCCGCGGGTGTCGACACGATGATGGCCGGTCCGATGCCAACGCCGGCCGTGGCTTACCTGACGCGTGCGCTGCGTCTGGCGGCCGGCGTGGTGATCAGTGCTTCGCACAATCCGTATCACGACAACGGCATCAAGTTCTTCTCGGCCAACGGCAACAAGCTGCCGGACGAGACCGAACTGCAAATCGAGGCCGAGCTCGACAACCCGATGAGCTGTGTGCGCTCCGAGCAGTTGGGCAAGGCTCGCCGTCTGGACGACGCCGCCGGACGCTACATCGAATTCTGCAAGAGCACGTTCCCGAACGAGTTCGACTTGCGTGGCGTGAAGATCGTGGTCGATTGCGCGAACGGGGCGGCCTATCACATCGCGCCGCACGTGTTCCATGAACTGGGCGCGGAAGTCATTGCCATCGGCAATCAGCCGAATGGCTTCAACATCAATGAAGACTGCGGTGCGACCTCGCCCGACGCCCTCATGCGTGCCGTGCGCGCCAACCACGCCGACATCGGTGTGGCGCTGGACGGCGACGCAGACCGCGTGCAGATCGTCGACGGCGCGGGCCGGCTGTATAACGGCGACGAATTGCTCTATCTGCTGGTCAAGGACCGTCTGGAACACGGCAGTGTCCCGGGTGCCGTCGGCACGTTGATGACCAACATGGCCGTGGAAGTGGCACTCAAGGGCCTTGGCGTGCCGTTTGTGCGGGCCAAGGTCGGCGATCGCTACGTGCTGGAGCAGCTCTACAAGCACGGCTGGCAGATCGGTGCCGAAGGTTCGGGCCACATTCTTTGTCTCGACAAGCACACGACCGGCGACGGCATCGTCTCGGCATTGCAAGTCCTCGCCGCCGTTCGCCGCGCCGATAACAAGCCGCTGGCAAAGCTGCTTGAAGGGGTGCGCCTGTTCCCGCAGCACATGATCAACGTGCGCACGCCGGTCGGTTACGACTGGCTGGCCGATACGCGTCTGGCCGCCGAGCGCGATGCCATCGAGGCAAAGCTGGGCGATTCGGGCCGCGTATTGATTCGTGCATCGGGCACCGAGCCGGTGTTGCGCGTCATGGTCGAAGCCCGCGACGAGTCGCAAGCGACGGCGTTCGCTCAGCAACTGGCCGACATTGTGAAGTCGGCGACCTAA
- a CDS encoding DUF4149 domain-containing protein, protein MSATSDMTTGVVSASGAPRLERLFRLVATVWCGSQWAIGYIVAPTLFAVLESRMVAGTVAGRLFHTQAWLSLVCGVLLVWLATALVARTADKQAARRYRGLRWLAVAMMVCVLISSFALQPFMAQLRAAAEATGVEIGQSPYATRFGLLHGISSAIYLLQSLLGVALIWRQPVRG, encoded by the coding sequence ATGTCCGCTACGTCTGATATGACGACTGGCGTGGTGTCGGCCAGCGGAGCGCCGCGACTGGAACGATTGTTCCGGTTGGTGGCGACCGTCTGGTGCGGCAGCCAATGGGCGATCGGCTATATCGTCGCGCCCACGCTGTTCGCTGTGCTTGAGTCACGCATGGTGGCTGGCACGGTGGCGGGTCGACTGTTTCACACGCAGGCGTGGCTGAGTCTGGTTTGCGGTGTGTTGCTAGTCTGGTTGGCCACTGCCCTCGTGGCCCGAACGGCCGACAAACAAGCCGCACGCCGTTATCGCGGCCTGCGTTGGCTGGCGGTGGCGATGATGGTCTGTGTGCTGATCAGCTCGTTTGCGTTGCAGCCGTTCATGGCGCAATTGCGGGCGGCGGCGGAAGCCACTGGCGTCGAAATCGGGCAATCACCGTATGCAACACGTTTCGGCTTGCTGCATGGTATTTCCAGCGCTATCTATCTGTTGCAAAGCTTGCTGGGTGTGGCGCTGATCTGGCGCCAGCCGGTGCGCGGCTAA
- the pstA gene encoding phosphate ABC transporter permease PstA — translation MTQQALELETPDVKPTDAFTRVRLQAYRRRKNVFAIAMSLAAMAFGLLWLLWILYTTLSLGIGGLSLSLFTEMTPPPNTAGGGLANAIAGSLIMVGVATLIGTPLGILAGVYLAEYGQKSWLASITRFINDILLSAPSIVIGLFVYALVVAQMGHFSAWAGIIALALLQVPIVIRTTENMLKLVPNNLREAAFALGTPKWRIIVKITLKASMAGIVTGVLLAVARIAGETAPLLFTALSNQFWSLNLNQPMANLPVTIFKFAMSPFAEWQALAWAGVFIITLGVLFLNILARTLFAKK, via the coding sequence ATGACCCAACAAGCGCTCGAATTGGAAACGCCCGACGTGAAGCCTACCGACGCCTTTACCCGCGTGCGGCTGCAAGCCTACCGCCGCCGCAAAAATGTCTTCGCGATCGCGATGTCGCTCGCGGCGATGGCCTTCGGCCTGCTCTGGCTGCTGTGGATTCTCTACACCACGCTCTCGCTGGGCATCGGCGGCCTGTCGCTGTCGCTGTTCACCGAAATGACGCCGCCGCCGAATACGGCAGGCGGGGGACTTGCCAACGCCATCGCCGGCAGCCTGATCATGGTCGGCGTGGCTACGCTGATCGGCACGCCGCTGGGCATTCTCGCTGGCGTGTATCTGGCGGAATACGGCCAGAAGTCGTGGCTGGCAAGCATCACGCGCTTCATCAACGACATTCTCTTGTCGGCGCCGTCGATCGTGATCGGCTTGTTCGTCTACGCCCTGGTGGTTGCGCAGATGGGCCACTTCTCGGCATGGGCCGGCATCATCGCGCTGGCGCTGCTGCAAGTGCCGATCGTGATTCGCACGACCGAGAACATGCTCAAGCTGGTGCCGAATAACCTGCGCGAAGCGGCCTTCGCACTGGGTACGCCGAAGTGGCGCATTATCGTGAAGATCACGTTGAAGGCGTCGATGGCAGGTATCGTGACGGGCGTGTTGCTGGCCGTGGCGCGTATCGCCGGCGAGACGGCACCGCTGCTGTTCACGGCGCTCTCGAATCAGTTCTGGTCGCTGAACCTGAACCAGCCGATGGCCAACCTGCCGGTCACCATCTTCAAATTTGCCATGAGCCCGTTTGCGGAGTGGCAGGCGCTTGCCTGGGCAGGCGTGTTCATCATCACCCTTGGTGTGCTGTTCCTGAACATTCTGGCGCGCACGCTGTTCGCGAAGAAGTAA